One genomic window of Phoenix dactylifera cultivar Barhee BC4 chromosome 6, palm_55x_up_171113_PBpolish2nd_filt_p, whole genome shotgun sequence includes the following:
- the LOC103707529 gene encoding homeobox-leucine zipper protein HAT9-like encodes MDMNREEDVCRIGLAIGLGCGSSNDRSRRREPCPTFSIPTPHEPSLTLSLSDDAYGASPMPKAEARKASEERRPARPSSPHSTVSSFSSAYPPSVKREKDAGGEEAEAEAERLSSRASDEEEDGSARKKLRLTKEQSALLEDRFKEHSTLNPKQKHALAKQLNLRPRQVEVWFQNRRARTKLKQTEVDCEFLKRCCETLRDENRRLQKELQELKALKFAHPFYMQFPAATLTMCPSCERIGGASDGSKGGGGGGAGPFMVAQPKPRFFNPFTHSTTF; translated from the exons ATGGACATGAACCGAGAAGAAGACGTGTGTCGCATCGGTCTCGCCATTGGATTGGGCTGTGGCTCATCAAACGATCGCAGTCGGCGACGAGAACCATGCCCGACCTTCTCAATTCCGACGCCTCACGAGCCCTCGCTCACATTAAGCCTCTCCGACGATGCGTATGGGGCGAGCCCCATGCCCAAAGCTGAGGCTCGCAAGGCAAGCGAGGAGCGTCGGCCGGCACGGCCATCATCGCCTCATAGCACGGTCTCCTCGTTCTCCTCCGCGTATCCTCCAAGCGTCAAGAGGGAAAAGGACGCAGGGGGcgaggaggcggaggcggaggcggagagACTGTCCTCACGGGCAAGCGATGAAGAGGAGGATGGTAGtgctagaaagaagcttaggcTTACGAAAGAGCAGTCCGCCCTCTTAGAGGACAGGTTCAAGGAGCATAGCACCCTCAATCCG AAACAAAAACACGCTTTAGCCAAGCAATTGAATCTCCGACCGAGACAAGTTGAAGTATGGTTTCAAAATAGGAGAGCAAG GACTAAGCTGAAGCAGACTGAAGTTGATTGCGAATTCCTTAAACGGTGCTGCGAGACGCTGAGGGACGAGAACAGGAGGCTGCAGAAGGAGCTGCAGGAGCTGAAGGCCCTCAAATTTGCACACCCGTTCTACATGCAGTTTCCTGCAGCCACCCTCACGATGTGCCCTTCATGCGAGAGGATCGGCGGTGCCTCCGATGGCTCCaaaggtggcggcggcggcggcgccggACCTTTCATGGTCGCCCAGCCAAAACCTCGTTTCTTCAATCCTTTTACCCATTCGACAACATTCTAG